The sequence TGATGAGTTAATTAAGAAGTACAATATTAAGTGCCCGGCCTGCAATGGTGAATTGGGTAACGTCAAACCCTTTAACCTATTGTTTCAAACCACAATAGGGCCCTACAGCGACAACATTGGTTACCTTAGGCCTGAGACGGCCCAGGGAATGTTCGTATCATTCCCAAGGGTATTTAACCTAGTGGGTAGGAAACTGCCGTTTGGTATAGCGCAGATTGGCAAGGTTGGTAGGAATGAGATATCGCCCAGGCAGGGCCTGATAAGGCTTAGGGAATTCACCCAGATGGAGATTGAGTTCTTCTTCGATCCAGAAAATGCCAAGTGCCCATATCTTGATGAGTTGGATGTTAAGTTGAGGATAATACCGGAGAAGGATGTTGCCGCCGGCGTTAAGGAGCCCAGGGAGTTCAGGCCTAGGGAGGTTGTTGAAAGCGGTATTGTACCTAATGAGTGGATGGCGCTCTTCATGGGCCTCGCCACAATATACATGAATGAACTCGGTATACCACTCGATCACCAATACTTCCTCGCCAAACTACCTGAGGAGAGAGCCCATTACTCAGCGGCCAGCTTTGACCAGATGGTTTATAGTGAGAGGTTTGGTTGGGTTGAGGTTAGCGGCCATGCGTACAGGACTGATTATGACCTCAGTAGGCACGCAAAGTACAGTGGTTATGACATGAGTGTTGACAGGAGACTGGCCATACCGAAGGAAACTGTTGAGGCTAGGGTTTACCCGAATCCGCAGAGGATTAGGGAGGTTTTCGGTAATGAAATGTCTAGGGTTATGCAGGCCCTTGGAAAGGCCGACCCTAATTGGCTAATTAATGAACTCAATAGTAGGGGTAAGGCGGTTATTGATGGCTACACGATAACCAGCGATATGGTTTTCATAAAGGAGGAGAAGAGAAAGGTTCATGTTGAGAGATTTATTCCACATGATATTGAGCCATCCTTTGGCGTTGACAGGATCATCTATGTCGCTCTGGAGCACGCATATACTGAGATTAATGGCAAACCATTACTTAAGTTGCCACCTGATCTTGCGCCAATTAAGGTTGCCGTGTTACCAATAATAAGAAAGCAGGAATATGTGAGTATAGGCAGGAGTATATATAGGGAATTGTCAATGTTTGGAATTAGGGCTATTTATGACGATGATGGCGCAATAGGGAGTAGGTATGCTAAGTATGACTCGATTGGTGTACCATTTGCTATAACCATAGATGATAAAACGCCTGTTGACAATACGGTTACAATAAGGGATAGGGATACGAGGGCCCAGGTCAGGGTTGGTGCTAATGGCGTTATTAGGGTAATGGAGGAGGCAATCTCGAAAAAACTGTCTGTTAATGACATAGCCAGGTTAATGGGGCTTCAAGTTATTGTTAGGGAATGAATTAGATAAGCTTATAAAACCAAGCCCTATTCTCACTGCCGATGGCGAAGAGGGGTGGTGCACGTCAGGTAGGTGTTAGCTGGAGATTCCATAAGACTCCCGGCATATTCATGAATAGCCTAGTCCCTGTTGCGGATAATAGTGGTGCTAAGCTTGTTAGGATAATTGGTGTAATTGGGCATATAGCAAAACCCGTTCATAGGGAGGTTCCTGGCGCCTCAGTGGGTGATATGGTGGTTGTCAGTGTAGTTGAGGGCAAGCCGGAGGTTAGGAAGCAGATACTTAGGGCAATTGTTATTAGGCAGAGAAAGCCGTACAGGAGACCTGATGGTACCTGGATAACCTTTGAAGATAATGCGGTGGTGATTACTGATGAAAACGGCGCCCCAAAGGGTAGTGAGATACATGGGCCAGTGGCTATGGAGGCAGCCCTAAGATGGCCGGGTATATCGAATTTAGCAACAATAATAATTTAATCTAGTTTTAACCTAACGATTAAGACTTCTTCTGGAGAACTACCCTAAGTACGTTTGCTTTTGCTTCCTCGGACGCGACCTCGTAATCATATTGTGCAACGAACCCCCTAATAAACGATGTGAGTGCCTTATTGCCAGTATCAGTGGCTCCACTGGGTCCTATCGCCATTAACTCAATTGCGTTTGGACCCAACTTCTTAATCTCGACATGCCTAACTGCTAATAATCGACTTATTCTTGAAACCGCCTCAAGGAGTTCCTCTAGGTCTTCAAATTCCATCCTGACCAATGCACCGACCTGGTGGCCATACTTCTCATAAATGCTCCATAACTCACCCAGGGCCTTACCTGCATTTTCCCTAATATCACTTGGTATATTATTGTTCTTGTATAGGTCAATTAACAGGGACGTCATATAGGAGCAAACCTCCTCAATTAATTTCATGGGCATTGGTATTACGTCCATGGAACTAAGCACTTTATATAACCTCCAGAAGTAAACTAAGTCCGATGGTTCAAATCCATCTTTAATTAATTCGGCGGTTAATTTGAGTCCTTCGCCAGCAACATGAAATAAGGTTCTTCCCCTGGATTTGGCGACGCGTGATAGGTCAGAGGCTATGTTCTTAGGAACCATTATGGTTGTCCTTGAGTAGGTCTCCTCGGTCCCCTGTTCCGTGTTGTCCTTAGCCATAAGTACTCAATTATTTATGTGAATGCATTAGAATACTTATAAACCTTATTGCACACAATCCATGGTATCGACGTGGAACATATTATAGTGAAATTAAAGCGTAATGGCTCCCTCAAGCCTGTACCTCTCTCTAGCCAGCCTGAATAATTTCCTCCATAGGAAAACACTCAGCAGTATCACATTTATGGCGAGTATTAGACTCATGGCCTCAAGTCCAATGATATTCCCTATAGCCGTGTAATAATCCATTAGGGCAGTGTATCCATTAACCATGTAGATACGCCCATTAAGTCCCTGGATATACTCAGCAACTTCAAGTCCTCCCCATGTCGAACCCACCGTACTTGCTAAACCCGTTATTGTGGCAGGCATGGCGCCCGGAATCGCCAACCTTCTAAGTCTCTGCCAGGTACTTAACCTCAGGTTTTCCGCCACGTCCCACAAACTCCTGGGAATAGTCTTCATGCCCACGTACATGTTATAAATCACGTACCAAGCAGTACTTAGGTAGGCAACAATGAAAACAAGTACTTCAAGCGACATATGCAGACCAAGGTTCATGGCTAAATACGTTATGAAGGGTATGGCAATCAACGGCAAGTAAGCCGATACAGGTATTGATGCAAGATCCTCAAGGATTGGCAATAAAATAGCTTCAATCCTCCTATGTGTCACCATTAGGTAATTAACGGGAATGGCCGTCAGAATTGCCGAGGCTGTGACCAGGACAACCCTTAACCAATCAAGCCCGAGGTAATAAAGGTAAAGTAAACCGTATTTGTATAGATCATTTATGATAGGGACCCAGGTGGTTTCCCAGGATTCATAAATCGAATAAGTAATTAATCCAATAATTAGAACAGCAATGCCTATGCCAATATACCTCTCAGACTGAGTTACTATGTTCCTAGGTCTAGGTCTTACCAGTAATCTATGCCTAACGGCATAACTCGATGCCCTAATGAATATGGGCATTATGGCGTCTTCAACAGCCGTTACCCTCCTTAAATACCTAATGTTCCTGGCTGCCAGGGACCTAACGCGACTGGTTATTATGGGCCTCCTGATCCTGGTTCTTGTTATTTCCATAAATGGGTCATAACTATACTTAACCGCCCAATCAACGAATGGCCTAAGTATTCCGAATAGTACTGCGGTTACCATAATCACCAATACACCAAGTCCAGTAAGTGCAGCTGTCCACTCACCCCTACTTGTCCATGATGCCACCAACGCCCCTATACCAAACACTGAGTATTGTGTCGTGCCTAGGGTAACGACCTCGCTGACCACTATGTAGAACAATGCATCAGCGAAACTTACTAAGACATTACCGGCAACCCTAGGCATTGTAACAGGTATGTATAGATACCTAAACTTACCCCAGAAGCCCAGGTTAAGCATTTCTGTGGCATCCTCGAGTGACTGGGGCGCCGTCTTAATGGCCTCATACTCACCAACCCATATATTCCAAACAACCGCAGTGAAAACAAGAAAGTCAACAGCCAACTCGGTCCCTATGTAACCACCTATTGACTTAACGAAGAAAATCAGGACTATTGGAAAGAAGGTTATGACAGGGACAGACTCAAGGGTCTGCGTCAATGATAGGAACACTCTCTCAAAAAGCCCATTTTTTGCAGCAGCATAACCAAGAAACCAACCAAGCACTATACCCAGCATTATGGTGAGGGCAACCCTACCAAAGGTCGCAAGTGTTGCTAGAAACGCCAACAGCACCACTGACCATAGTACCATACTCCATCACCTAAACCTTGAGACTTATGGATAATAATGAGTATAGTCTATCTAGGTAGTCCTGGAACTCCACATCCCTGGTATTCCTGGGTCTCGGTAGTCTTACCTCAACCTCGGCTATAATACTCGCCGGTCTCCCACCGAGTATTATAACCTTGTCACTTAATTCCACGACCTCCTCTAAATTGTGGCTGACCATCACGATCGCCTTCACGGTGGACTCCTCATTAAACACCATATTGTATATCTCGGCCCTTAAACCCTCGGCCGTTATTGCATCAAGGTTTGCAAAGGGCTCATCCATCAACAAAACCATTGGCTGGGCAGCCAATGCCCTTGCAATAGCGACCCTCTGCTTCATACCACCGCTCAATTCCCTTGGATAATAATCCTCAAATCCACTGAGACCAACTAACTCAAGGTACTTCCTGGCAATTTCCTTCCTAACCTCCTTACTGAGGTCCTTCCTATGGAGTAGGGCTAATTCCACATTCTCAAGTGCCGTGAGCCAGGGATAGAGGGCGAAGTCCTGGAATATCATGGCAAGCTTGGGTGTTGGACCCCTGACCTCCTCACCCATGAGGATGACCTTACCACTGTCAGGTTTTCTTAGGCCAGCTATTATCTTGAGCAGGGTTGTTTTTCCCGTGCCAGTGGGTGCGACTATTGATACGAATTCCTGGGAATAAACCTTGAAACTTATGTCCTTGAGTACAGGTATGGGGCCCTTCTCAGTCTTATAGCTATAATTAATGTTAATTACCTCAAGGACTGCTTCCTTTAATGTTGCAATGGTCCCACCGACTGACGATTAAGGAATTACTTAAAAAACTTATTCTGTGAAAACTGGCGCCATACCTAATCACATCAATTCATTAATACTCGCGTCCTTAATGCGAAATTCTCTGTATGATTCTTGGAAGTAGGTTTTAGGCATATCACCAAGCTCCTTACCAAGTAACCTAGTTTCAATTAACCGAATTAGGTGGGCTAGTCTAAACTTACCGAACATCAGTGTCTCATTGGCAATATCAATAATATCCCTCAATTTATCTATATCCGTAATCAACTTGCCGTTGATGACTAGAGGCACCTCAAAGCGATCCTCGCCTTGAACCTCAACCACAACGCCATCACGAGTCACCGAGTAAATACCACTATGTTTAAACCCGGTCTCCCTAGCTATTCTCAGGATCTTCAATGCGCCATTTAAATCCCTGGCTATGAAGTGCATTATTGGTGCCCTAACGAGTAGCCATACGTCATCATCACTAATCCCGTTAATAACATTAGCAACCTCACTATAAGTAACCGGCCTATGCCATTTAGTAATGAATTTAAATAGCCCTGAACCCTTTGAGTAACTGAGTCGTGTGGCCTTGGCCAGGGCAATACGACCACTACAACTACTTGTCGTGTAGTAATCACTCAATGACTTATTAAAGGCCAGTAGGAAGTCATAAATGTCAAAATCAACTCTACGCTGAATCCCCTCCTCAATCAATCTCTTGACGAATATAGACTTGCGAGCATCGAAGTTTGTCCTTACCATTTTATGCAGTATTTCCATGTTAAATTAATTTAAAAATACTTTATGTATTGTCAATTACGTGAATTAATGGGTATGCTATCTTAAAATAAGCGCATTATGGACCATAACGTAATGAAGGCCGGCATAGTAATGTCGATAATAATCTCATTAATAATGGGCTTATTAATAGGGTACTCAATACCATCAATTCAACACGCACAGCAGGTAACTAAGACCACGACCCAGCAATACCTAAGCGTAATCACCGCCTCACTCTACTCGCAGCTATTTAAGAAGGCGGGCAATGAGTTGGGAATTAACATGGCCGTGACGGGTATGGGTTCTGTGCAAGCCGCAAGGCAAGTCATCCTCAACCCAAGTGGATACTCAATTTATGCAAGCATAGACCCATACATATTAACGTCACTTCTATACCCAAGTAATATAACGAGTTGGTACATAGCCATCGCCAGCGATCAAATGGTCATCGCATACTCACCCAACATGCCCAAACCATTACTGAACACGGTTAATAACCTAACGATGACCGAGGAGGCGGCATTGAGGGATGGTAATTATACCGAGGCCATAATCATAACTAAGGAATTCCTCGACTTAATATTCTCCAACGAAACTCTTGACTTGGCACATGATTACGGCACCTATGCCATAGGCATGTCTAACCCGAATACGGATCCCGAGGGCTATAGGGCATTAATGGTGCTTCAGTTAACCGGCATTTACTGGGGGTTAGGGAGGAATTACTACGTTAGCCTATTCAATTATGCTAATAGCACGGGCAATGTCTACGAGGTACTCGCCGGCAGTGAGTTGTTTGGTCCCGTTGAGACAGGCAAGGTTTGGTTTGACATCGCGATTTACAAATCATCGGCCGAAAGTGCTGGGTTGCCCTACTTCCCACTGCCGCCTCAGGTTAATTTAGGGGACCCTGCATACTCAGGTTATTACAGTGAGGCTTACGTCACCATAGTAGTTAATGGGCAGAGCTTAGTGGTTAAGGGCGCGCCCATTCAGCTTGCCTTGACAATACCCAACCAGGCACCTAATAAGGTGCTTGCTGAGGAATTGATAATATACCTATTAACGCCGGGTGGGCATGAATTAATGAAAAAGCTCGGTATTGAGCCATTAACGCCGGCGATATTCTACGGCAACGTAAGCGCTGCACCACCTCTGATTAGGATCCTTGTTAATTCCTCATTACTTGAGTATGGCGGTTAACGGGGTGGTTGGGTTGGATAATTCGAGATACGCATTTACGCCATTCATAATACTCATCTCATTAATGCTATTACTGCCAATGGCCGTATTACTTTATGAGGGCCATGGGTACTTAATGAGTGCCTTCACAAGTACGTTATTCATAGAGGGCGTTACTGTGACGCTACTTGGTGCTATGATAGCCGCGGCACTAACCTTGATCCTTGGATTACCGACCGCTTACGCCATATCCCGTGGGTTAATACCGAGACCAATCGATAGCATTGTTGGTGGTCTTTTAACAAGTCCATTAACAATACCTCACACTATAGTTGGTCTATCGCTTTTAATACTCGTATCGCCGATATCCCCAATACCCATAATACGTAGGTTACCACTCGTGGACACCATATGGGGCTTAGTGGCTGCGTACTTCATAGTCTCGGCACCAATAACCATAGGCGCCCTCAGGCAGGTATTTGATGGGCTTGATCCCGTATATGAGTATGTGGGCCTAACCCTGGGGTTAACTAGGTGGGGAGTATTTACGAAAGTTGTCATTCCAATGGCACGGAGAGAGTTAATATCCTCATTTCTTCTCTCTTTGAGTCGAGCCCTAAGTGAGTTTGGTTCAATAGTTATCCTGGCCTATTACGTAATTAATCCACCATTATTCAATTATGTATATCCACTGCCAATACTGATTTGGTATTCATACGAGGTTTACGGCCTGCCCTTAGCCCTTGGTTATGCATCTGCATCATTGATAATCTCCATAATAATCATAGTACTGATTGAACTGATAAGTGGCGGTACGACCAGGTTTAGGCTTTGGTAATTTACTCACCGGTAAACCTCGGTCTTCTCTTCTCTAGGAAAGCCCTGACACCCTCTTGTGCATCCTTAGTCGATATTGCCACGCCAAATAATGAGGCCTCATTGCTTAGTGCGCTCCATATTGGGGCTTCATAACCGTAATTGATTGCGTACTTGGCGAGCATAAGCGTTAGTGGTGGCTTTGAGACTAGTTCCTTAACCCACCTCATCACCTCATACTCAAGGGCGTGCCTTGGCACGACCCTATTAACAATACCGTACTCAAGAGCAGCCTTGGCACTTACCTGCTTACCCGTGAGTATTAACTCCTTACTAGTGCCCAGGTTTGTTAACCTAGTAAGCCTCTGCGTTCCTCCTGCGCCCGGTATTATGCCCAGGTTGATCTCGGGCTGGCCGAGTAATGCATCCTCACTGGCAACCCTAATGTCGCATGCCATGGCGATTTCTAGGCCGCCGCCAAGGGCATAACCATTTATTGCCACTATCACGGGTTTCGTGTAGTACTCGATCTCCAGAGTCATTGAGTGGTAATGCCTCATCGCCTTGAACATCTGCATTGGCGTTGCATTCTGGAATTGATTAATATCAGCACCCACACAGAATGCCCTGCCACTACCCGTGATAACCACAACCCTGACCCTTGGATCATCCTCAACACTCCTCAGCGCATTGACAATCTCGTCAGCCATCTTCGGAGTCAATACATTCAATTTATCGGGCTTATTCAGGATTATCCAAGCACCTGGCGGATCAATCCTGAGCATTATCTCTTCATACCTCCTAAACTCAACCTCAGGATACTCCCTGAAACCCCTACCACTCTTTCTACCCAACCTACCCTCCTTAACATAGTTAGTCAGCAATGGGTCTGGCTCATACTCCTCCCAGCCACTGACGCCCTTAAGTTGCGTTAATGCATCGACAATATTATCAATGCCAGCCTCATCAGCGAACTCGGATAATCCCCATGGATAATTAAGGCCGAGTTTCACGCTCTTATCGGTATCCTCTACCGTGGCCACGCCCTCTCTAACAAGCCAAGCCAACTCATTAATGGCCGGGGCCATCAACCTTACCGGGTCAAGCTCAAGGCCTTGTTCAGGTAATACCTTAGGCTTTACGTACTGGCCAGGGCCTGGATATTTGTAAAAGCCCTCGCCAGACTTAACACCGAGCTTACCCTTACTCACTAATTCCTCGAGTAATGGGCAGGGATGAGCCTTAAACCCCCTCTCAGTCATTGCCTTAACTATGAAGAGACTTGTGTCAAGGCCTATGTAGTCAAGGAGTTCGAAGGGACCCATTGGCAGACCAAGCACATTCCTCGCCATGGCGTCTAGGTCAATTATCTTAATGCCTTCCTGCACCACCTCACGGCAAGCCTCAAGCATAACCCTAAACAACACCCTATTAACTATGAATCCAGGCACATCCTTATTAACAACGACGGGCTCCTTATTGAGTATCCTAGTCAATTGAACAGTTATGTTAACAGTCTCATCACTTGTGTACCTACCTCTCGTTATCTCCACAAGCTTCATGAGAGGCGGGGGATTCATGAAATGAAGTCCTAAAAAGCGTTCTCTACGTGATGTGGCCTCGGATAGCTCGGTTATTGGTATGGTACTTGTATTAGATGCGAATATTGCATGTGACGGCGCATATTGATCAGCTTCCCTAAACATGCTCTTCTTTAAATCAGCGTTCTCAGGTACGGCCTCTACCAGGAAGTCAATATTCTTTACAGCCTCAGCGACCTTAGTGGTTGTGTGTATCCTGGATAATACAGAATCAACACTATCCCTTAACTTGCCCCTCTTGCTGAGTCTCTCGAGACTGTCCCGAATCCTATTAAGGGCATTCCTTAATATATCATCAGATATATCCATGAGGTTAACCTCAAAACCAGCTATTGCGAAGACCTCGGCTATACCGTGACCCATAGTACCTGCCCCCAAAACAGCGACTCTTTTAATGTTAAGACTTGACATACTGAATTACCTTAGTTTCAATGTATTTTAGTATTACCGTGTGATTACGTGCTTTTAGTGTTGTTCCTTAAGTCGTATTTTTCCCACGAATTCCTTGTTTACTCTCTCATTCAATTCCTTATCCCAATTCTCATAATCCCAGTAATGAATAACCTCATACTGCTCCTGCCTACTAATCATTTTACTAAGCAGGTCCTTCTGGGTACCCTTCTCCTTAAGTTCAATTAACGCATCTCTGACGGCTTTCATGGCAACCCTAAATGTCGTTACTGGAAATATCACTATCCTATAACCCATCTCCTCAAACTCCTTAGCCGCTATATAGGGCGTTTTACCAAACTCTGTCATGTTAGCAAGCAACGGCGCCTTAACCTCCCTGGCAAACCTAGCAAACTCCTCCTTATTCTCGAGAGCCTCCGGAAATATTATATCCGCGCCAGCCTCAACATAAGCCTGAGCCCTCCAAATAGCTTCATCAAGCCCATAAGTACCACGAGCATCTGTCCTTGCGATTATTAAGAAGTTCCCATCTCTCCTTGCCTCGACCGCCGCCTTAATCTTCTTAATCATTTCATCAGCAGGCACCACATGCTTACCACTCAAGTGACCGCACTTCTTGGGTAGTTCCTGGTCCTCAATGTGTATTGCCGAGGCACCTATTGATTCGAATTCCCTAACAGTCCTAACCACATTTAGGGTCTCGCCAAAGCCCGTGTCCGTATCAACAATGACGGGTATGTCCACGGCATCCGTAATATACTTAGTAAACCTAACCAACTCATCGAGCGTAAACACGCCAAGGTCAGGCAGGCCCAGGGAGCTACTGAAGGCTGCACCGGAGACGTAGAGAGCCTCGAAACCAAGCTGTTGAATCATTAAAGCGACGAATGCGTCGAAAGCCCCTGGGGCAATGACAATGCCAGGTCTTGACAACCTCTCCCTGAACCAAGCCCTAACCTCCCTCGGGTCTCTTTTGTTCCTCCTTAGCAATACGGCATCCATCACAGCGCCTAATCAATAATCCCTTAATAAGTAGTTACAGGACGTGATTGGCCGAAACTCAGCCTTATTACCCACCTTAATTCACTATAGTAGTGACATAATGTGCAACGCTAGGTCAATATTTGACAGAAGGGGTATACGTAGGCTGCCGCCGGATCGAGTTAAGGAGAGACTTGAGATGATTATTGACCTATCACGCGCCATAGCGAGGAGGGATCATGTACGCATTACCAATGATCACATGATTGTGAATGATTGGTCATTATTCACCCGC is a genomic window of Vulcanisaeta souniana JCM 11219 containing:
- a CDS encoding 3-hydroxyacyl-CoA dehydrogenase/enoyl-CoA hydratase family protein, with product MSSLNIKRVAVLGAGTMGHGIAEVFAIAGFEVNLMDISDDILRNALNRIRDSLERLSKRGKLRDSVDSVLSRIHTTTKVAEAVKNIDFLVEAVPENADLKKSMFREADQYAPSHAIFASNTSTIPITELSEATSRRERFLGLHFMNPPPLMKLVEITRGRYTSDETVNITVQLTRILNKEPVVVNKDVPGFIVNRVLFRVMLEACREVVQEGIKIIDLDAMARNVLGLPMGPFELLDYIGLDTSLFIVKAMTERGFKAHPCPLLEELVSKGKLGVKSGEGFYKYPGPGQYVKPKVLPEQGLELDPVRLMAPAINELAWLVREGVATVEDTDKSVKLGLNYPWGLSEFADEAGIDNIVDALTQLKGVSGWEEYEPDPLLTNYVKEGRLGRKSGRGFREYPEVEFRRYEEIMLRIDPPGAWIILNKPDKLNVLTPKMADEIVNALRSVEDDPRVRVVVITGSGRAFCVGADINQFQNATPMQMFKAMRHYHSMTLEIEYYTKPVIVAINGYALGGGLEIAMACDIRVASEDALLGQPEINLGIIPGAGGTQRLTRLTNLGTSKELILTGKQVSAKAALEYGIVNRVVPRHALEYEVMRWVKELVSKPPLTLMLAKYAINYGYEAPIWSALSNEASLFGVAISTKDAQEGVRAFLEKRRPRFTGE
- the glyS gene encoding glycine--tRNA ligase, translated to MDIEKFMELMSENGFFYPSFEIYRSKAEVGGFYDYGPLGVEFKRNVIEKWRRVFIYPYQDLIVEIETPIVMPRIVFEASGHLEHFTDSIVECTKCGRRFRADHLIEEELGKRGISVKTEGLSLEELDELIKKYNIKCPACNGELGNVKPFNLLFQTTIGPYSDNIGYLRPETAQGMFVSFPRVFNLVGRKLPFGIAQIGKVGRNEISPRQGLIRLREFTQMEIEFFFDPENAKCPYLDELDVKLRIIPEKDVAAGVKEPREFRPREVVESGIVPNEWMALFMGLATIYMNELGIPLDHQYFLAKLPEERAHYSAASFDQMVYSERFGWVEVSGHAYRTDYDLSRHAKYSGYDMSVDRRLAIPKETVEARVYPNPQRIREVFGNEMSRVMQALGKADPNWLINELNSRGKAVIDGYTITSDMVFIKEEKRKVHVERFIPHDIEPSFGVDRIIYVALEHAYTEINGKPLLKLPPDLAPIKVAVLPIIRKQEYVSIGRSIYRELSMFGIRAIYDDDGAIGSRYAKYDSIGVPFAITIDDKTPVDNTVTIRDRDTRAQVRVGANGVIRVMEEAISKKLSVNDIARLMGLQVIVRE
- a CDS encoding tRNA(Phe) 7-((3-amino-3-carboxypropyl)-4-demethylwyosine(37)-N(4))-methyltransferase, giving the protein MVRTNFDARKSIFVKRLIEEGIQRRVDFDIYDFLLAFNKSLSDYYTTSSCSGRIALAKATRLSYSKGSGLFKFITKWHRPVTYSEVANVINGISDDDVWLLVRAPIMHFIARDLNGALKILRIARETGFKHSGIYSVTRDGVVVEVQGEDRFEVPLVINGKLITDIDKLRDIIDIANETLMFGKFRLAHLIRLIETRLLGKELGDMPKTYFQESYREFRIKDASINELM
- the prpB gene encoding methylisocitrate lyase, with the translated sequence MDAVLLRRNKRDPREVRAWFRERLSRPGIVIAPGAFDAFVALMIQQLGFEALYVSGAAFSSSLGLPDLGVFTLDELVRFTKYITDAVDIPVIVDTDTGFGETLNVVRTVREFESIGASAIHIEDQELPKKCGHLSGKHVVPADEMIKKIKAAVEARRDGNFLIIARTDARGTYGLDEAIWRAQAYVEAGADIIFPEALENKEEFARFAREVKAPLLANMTEFGKTPYIAAKEFEEMGYRIVIFPVTTFRVAMKAVRDALIELKEKGTQKDLLSKMISRQEQYEVIHYWDYENWDKELNERVNKEFVGKIRLKEQH
- a CDS encoding substrate-binding domain-containing protein, with the translated sequence MKAGIVMSIIISLIMGLLIGYSIPSIQHAQQVTKTTTQQYLSVITASLYSQLFKKAGNELGINMAVTGMGSVQAARQVILNPSGYSIYASIDPYILTSLLYPSNITSWYIAIASDQMVIAYSPNMPKPLLNTVNNLTMTEEAALRDGNYTEAIIITKEFLDLIFSNETLDLAHDYGTYAIGMSNPNTDPEGYRALMVLQLTGIYWGLGRNYYVSLFNYANSTGNVYEVLAGSELFGPVETGKVWFDIAIYKSSAESAGLPYFPLPPQVNLGDPAYSGYYSEAYVTIVVNGQSLVVKGAPIQLALTIPNQAPNKVLAEELIIYLLTPGGHELMKKLGIEPLTPAIFYGNVSAAPPLIRILVNSSLLEYGG
- a CDS encoding 50S ribosomal protein L14, yielding MAKRGGARQVGVSWRFHKTPGIFMNSLVPVADNSGAKLVRIIGVIGHIAKPVHREVPGASVGDMVVVSVVEGKPEVRKQILRAIVIRQRKPYRRPDGTWITFEDNAVVITDENGAPKGSEIHGPVAMEAALRWPGISNLATIII
- a CDS encoding ABC transporter ATP-binding protein is translated as MNINYSYKTEKGPIPVLKDISFKVYSQEFVSIVAPTGTGKTTLLKIIAGLRKPDSGKVILMGEEVRGPTPKLAMIFQDFALYPWLTALENVELALLHRKDLSKEVRKEIARKYLELVGLSGFEDYYPRELSGGMKQRVAIARALAAQPMVLLMDEPFANLDAITAEGLRAEIYNMVFNEESTVKAIVMVSHNLEEVVELSDKVIILGGRPASIIAEVEVRLPRPRNTRDVEFQDYLDRLYSLLSISLKV
- a CDS encoding ABC transporter permease subunit, whose product is MVLWSVVLLAFLATLATFGRVALTIMLGIVLGWFLGYAAAKNGLFERVFLSLTQTLESVPVITFFPIVLIFFVKSIGGYIGTELAVDFLVFTAVVWNIWVGEYEAIKTAPQSLEDATEMLNLGFWGKFRYLYIPVTMPRVAGNVLVSFADALFYIVVSEVVTLGTTQYSVFGIGALVASWTSRGEWTAALTGLGVLVIMVTAVLFGILRPFVDWAVKYSYDPFMEITRTRIRRPIITSRVRSLAARNIRYLRRVTAVEDAIMPIFIRASSYAVRHRLLVRPRPRNIVTQSERYIGIGIAVLIIGLITYSIYESWETTWVPIINDLYKYGLLYLYYLGLDWLRVVLVTASAILTAIPVNYLMVTHRRIEAILLPILEDLASIPVSAYLPLIAIPFITYLAMNLGLHMSLEVLVFIVAYLSTAWYVIYNMYVGMKTIPRSLWDVAENLRLSTWQRLRRLAIPGAMPATITGLASTVGSTWGGLEVAEYIQGLNGRIYMVNGYTALMDYYTAIGNIIGLEAMSLILAINVILLSVFLWRKLFRLARERYRLEGAITL
- a CDS encoding ABC transporter permease subunit, which codes for MVGLDNSRYAFTPFIILISLMLLLPMAVLLYEGHGYLMSAFTSTLFIEGVTVTLLGAMIAAALTLILGLPTAYAISRGLIPRPIDSIVGGLLTSPLTIPHTIVGLSLLILVSPISPIPIIRRLPLVDTIWGLVAAYFIVSAPITIGALRQVFDGLDPVYEYVGLTLGLTRWGVFTKVVIPMARRELISSFLLSLSRALSEFGSIVILAYYVINPPLFNYVYPLPILIWYSYEVYGLPLALGYASASLIISIIIIVLIELISGGTTRFRLW